In the Carassius gibelio isolate Cgi1373 ecotype wild population from Czech Republic chromosome B24, carGib1.2-hapl.c, whole genome shotgun sequence genome, one interval contains:
- the slc12a7b gene encoding solute carrier family 12 member 7 isoform X1, with translation MPNMSERFMVVPVAHAEESAFGDEPDGDSVFDAGAGEERRGSVPILRYSREPNKYGDGNPRESSPFINNADDEKGTLYDGKNMALFEEEMDSNPMVSSLLNKLANYTNLTQGVREHEEADEDEGAKKKTVKSPQMGTFIGVYLPCLQNILGVILFLRMTWIVGTAGILESFIIVSMCCSCTMLTAISMSAIATNGVVPAGGSYYMISRSLGPEFGGAVGLCFYLGTTFAGAMYILGTIEIFLTYIVPSAAIFKAEEKEQEADALLNNMRVYGTCCLTLMALVVFVGVKYVNKLALVFLACVVLSILAIYAGVIKTIFEPPVFPVCLLGNRTLQNHGFDKCMKTEIIDNVTVTTKLWSLFCKGPELNASCNEYFSLNNVTEIQGIPGLTSGVISENMWGSYGPAGMLVEKAVPSVPASDASQDKLMPYVVNDITAFFTLLVGIYFPSVTGIMAGSNRSGDLRDAQRSIPIGTILAIATTTIIYLSCVVMFGACIEGVLLRDKFGDSVKGNLVIGTLSWPSPWVIVIGSFFSCCGAGLQSLTGAPRLLQAIARDGIVPFLEVFGHGKANGEPTWALLLTAVICESGILIASLDAVAPILSMFFLMCYLFVNLACALQTLLRTPNWRPRFRYYHWTLSFLGMSLCLALMFISSWYYALVAMLIAGCIYKYIEYRGAEKEWGDGIRGLSLNAARYALIRLEEAPPHTKNWRPQLLVLLNLDSELSVKHPRLLSFTTQLKAGKGLTIVGSVLEGTFLGRESDAKRAEQSIKSAMTAEKTKGFCHVVVSSNLRDGFSHLIQSAGLGGMKHNSVLMAWPANWRQSSDPQSWKNFIETVRETTAAHQALLVAKNVDSFPHQERLAEGTIDVWWIVHDGGLLMLLPFLLQQHKVWRKCKMRIFTVAQLDDNSIQMKKDLQMFLYHLRLNAEVEVVEMHDSDISAFTYEKTLVMEQRSQMLKQMQLSRTEREREIQSITDESRSSIRRKNQSGAHGSAVNNQNACLDDDKQDEAQLIHDRNTASHAALNDKPDVSPERVHMTWTKDKFCTERNRNREPSANMAVRDLFSMKPEWESLNQSNVRCMHTAIKLNEVVANKSQGAHLVLLNMPGPPKNRGGDENYMEFLEVLMEGLNRVLLVRGGGREVITIYS, from the exons GTGATGGAAACCCAAGGGAAAGCAGCCCGTTCATTAATAACGCAGATGATGAGAAGGGAACGCTGTATGATGGGAAAAACATGGCACTTTTTGAG GAGGAGATGGACAGCAATCCCATGGTGTCTTCGCTGCTCAACAAACTGGCCAACTACACGAACCTCACGCAGGGCGTCCGGGAACACGAGGAGGCCGACGAGGACGAAGGGGCCAAGAAGAAGACAGTCAAG AGTCCACAGATGGGGACGTTCATCGGGGTCTACCTGCCCTGTCTGCAGAACATCCTGGGAGTGATCCTCTTCCTGAGAATGACGTGGATCGTGGGAACGGCGGGAATCCTGGAGTCCTTTATCATTGTGTCCATGTGCTGCTCGTGT acaatgTTGACAGCCATATCAATGAGTGCCATTGCTACAAACGGTGTTGTTCCAG CTGGAGGCTCGTACTACATGATCTCTCGCTCTCTGGGCCCTGAGTTCGGAGGCGCTGTGGGTCTGTGTTTCTATCTGGGCACAACGTTCGCCGGCGCCATGTACATCCTCGGGACTATCGAGATCTTCTTG ACGTACATCGTGCCCAGTGCTGCCATCTTTAAGGCGGAGGAGAAGGAGCAGGAGGCGGATGCTCTGCTGAATAACATGCGTGTGTACGGGACGTGCTGTCTGACGCTCATGGCTCTCGTGGTGTTCGTCGGAGTGAAGTACGTCAATAAGCTCGCGCTGGTCTTCCTGGCCTGTGTGGTGCTCTCCATCCTGGCCATCTACGCCGGGGTCATCAAAACCATCTTTGAACCTCCAGTTTTTCC GGTCTGTTTGTTGGGCAACCGCACGCTGCAGAACCACGGCTTCGACAAGTGCATGAAGACAGAAATAATAGACAACGTGACCGTGACCACCAAGCTCTGGTCTCTGTTCTGTAAAGGTCCGGAGCTCAACGCCAGCTGCAATGAATACTTCAGCCTCAATAACGTCACCGAGATCCAGGGCATTCCCGGCCTCACCAGCGGAGTCATTTCAG AGAACATGTGGGGAAGCTACGGTCCTGCTGGGATGCTGGTGGAGAAAGCCGTGCCCTCGGTGCCAGCGAGCGACGCGTCTCAGGACAAGCTCATGCCGTATGTGGTCAATGACATCACTGCCTTCTTCACGCTGCTGGTGGGAATCTACTTCCCCTCCGTCACAG GTATCATGGCTGGATCGAACCGATCCGGGGATCTGAGAGACGCTCAGAGGTCTATTCCCATCGGCACCATCCTCGCCATcgccaccaccaccatcatct ATCTGTCCTGCGTGGTGATGTTCGGCGCCTGCATCGAGGGTGTGTTGCTCCGAGACAA GTTCGGAGACTCTGTTAAAGGTAATTTAGTCATTGGCACACTGTCCTGGCCCTCGCCCTGGGTGATCGTGATTGGCTCGTTCTTCTCCTGCTGTGGGGCGGGGCTTCAGAGTCTCACCGGCGCCCCCCGGCTGCTGCAGGCCATCGCACGGGACGGGATCGTGCCCTTCCTCGAG GTGTTTGGTCATGGGAAAGCTAACGGAGAGCCGACCTGGGCTCTTCTTCTGACGGCTGTGATCTGTGAGAGCGGGATCCTCATCGCTTCTCTGGACGCCGTGGCTCCGATCCTGTCCAT GTTCTTCCTCATGTGTTATCTGTTCGTGAATCTGGCCTGTGCTCTGCAGACGCTGCTGAGGACGCCCAACTGGAGACCGAGATTCAGATACTATCACTG GACTCTGTCGTTTCTGGGCATGAGTTTGTGTCTGGCTCTGATGTTCATCTCCTCCTGGTACTACGCTCTGGTGGCGATGCTCATCGCTGGATGCATCTACAAATACATCGAGTACCGCGG AGCGGAGAAAGAGTGGGGCGACGGGATCCGCGGTCTGTCGCTCAACGCGGCGCGATACGCTCTCATCCGATTGGAGGAGGCACCGCCACACACCAAAAACTGGAG gCCTCAGCTGCTGGTGCTGCTCAATCTGGACTCGGAGCTGTCTGTGAAACATCCTCGTCTCCTGTCCTTCACCACGCAGCTGAAAGCAGGTAAAGGTCTGACCATTGTGGGCTCGGTGCTGGAGGGAACCTTCCTCGGGAGAGAGAGCGACGCCAAGAGAGCAGAACAG AGCATCAAATCAGCCATGACTGCAGAGAAGACCAAGGGTTTCTGTCACGTGGTGGTGTCCTCAAACCTGCGCGACGGCTTCTCTCACCTCATCCAGTCAGCAGGACTCGGAGGAATGAAGCACAACTCTGTTCTGATGGCTTGGCCGGCCAACTGGAGACAGTCCAGCGACCCACAGTCCTGGAAGAACTTCATAG AAACGGTCCGAGAGACCACCGCCGCACATCAAGCCCTGCTGGTGGCCAAGAACGTGGACAGCTTCCCTCACCAGGAGCGTCTCGCGGAGGGAACCATCGACGTGTGGTGGATCGTTCACGACGGAGGCTTGTTGATGCTCCTGCCGTTCTTACTGCAGCAGCACAAG GTCTGGAGGAAGTGTAAGATGCGCATCTTCACCGTGGCTCAGCTGGACGACAACAGCATCCAGATGAAGAAAGACCTGCAGATGTTCCTCTATCATCTCCGGCTCAATGCTGAGGTGGAGGTTGTGGAGATG caCGACAGTGACATCTCAGCGTTCACCTACGAGAAGACTCTGGTGATGGAGCAGCGCTCTCAGATGCTGAAGCAGATGCAGCTGTCGAGGACGGAGCGCGAGCGAGAG ATTCAGAGCATCACAGATGAGTCTCGTAGCTCCATTCGGAGGAAGAACCAGAGCGGCGCTCACGGCTCGGCCGTCAATAACCAGAACGCCTGTCTAGATGACGATAAACAAGACGAG GCTCAGCTGATCCACGACAGAAACACGGCGTCCCACGCGGCTCTAAACGACAAGCCCGACGTGTCTCCGGAGCGAGTCCACATGACCTGGACCAAAGACAAGTTCTGCACCGAACGAAACCGCAACCGAGAGCCCAGCGCAAACATGGCGGTGCGAGACCTGTTCAGCATGAAACC CGAATGGGAGAGTCT GAATCAGTCTAATGTGCGCTGCATGCACACGGCCATCAAACTCAATGAAGTGGTGGCCAATAAATCTCAGGGAGCTCATCTGGTGCTCCTCAACATGCCTGGACCACCCAAGAACAGAGGGGGCGACGAAAACT ACATGGAGTTTCTGGAGGTTTTGATGGAGGGTCTCAACCGGGTCCTCTTGGTGCGCGGCGGCGGGCGTGAAGTCATCACCATATACTCATAA
- the slc12a7b gene encoding solute carrier family 12 member 7 isoform X2, which produces MPNMSERFMVVPVAHAEESAFGDEPDGDSVFDAGAGEERRGSVPILRYSREPNKYGDGNPRESSPFINNADDEKGTLYDGKNMALFEEEMDSNPMVSSLLNKLANYTNLTQGVREHEEADEDEGAKKKTVKSPQMGTFIGVYLPCLQNILGVILFLRMTWIVGTAGILESFIIVSMCCSCTMLTAISMSAIATNGVVPAGGSYYMISRSLGPEFGGAVGLCFYLGTTFAGAMYILGTIEIFLTYIVPSAAIFKAEEKEQEADALLNNMRVYGTCCLTLMALVVFVGVKYVNKLALVFLACVVLSILAIYAGVIKTIFEPPVFPVCLLGNRTLQNHGFDKCMKTEIIDNVTVTTKLWSLFCKGPELNASCNEYFSLNNVTEIQGIPGLTSGVISENMWGSYGPAGMLVEKAVPSVPASDASQDKLMPYVVNDITAFFTLLVGIYFPSVTGIMAGSNRSGDLRDAQRSIPIGTILAIATTTIIYLSCVVMFGACIEGVLLRDKFGDSVKGNLVIGTLSWPSPWVIVIGSFFSCCGAGLQSLTGAPRLLQAIARDGIVPFLEVFGHGKANGEPTWALLLTAVICESGILIASLDAVAPILSMFFLMCYLFVNLACALQTLLRTPNWRPRFRYYHWTLSFLGMSLCLALMFISSWYYALVAMLIAGCIYKYIEYRGAEKEWGDGIRGLSLNAARYALIRLEEAPPHTKNWRPQLLVLLNLDSELSVKHPRLLSFTTQLKAGKGLTIVGSVLEGTFLGRESDAKRAEQSIKSAMTAEKTKGFCHVVVSSNLRDGFSHLIQSAGLGGMKHNSVLMAWPANWRQSSDPQSWKNFIETVRETTAAHQALLVAKNVDSFPHQERLAEGTIDVWWIVHDGGLLMLLPFLLQQHKVWRKCKMRIFTVAQLDDNSIQMKKDLQMFLYHLRLNAEVEVVEMHDSDISAFTYEKTLVMEQRSQMLKQMQLSRTEREREIQSITDESRSSIRRKNQSGAHGSAVNNQNACLDDDKQDEAQLIHDRNTASHAALNDKPDVSPERVHMTWTKDKFCTERNRNREPSANMAVRDLFSMKPNQSNVRCMHTAIKLNEVVANKSQGAHLVLLNMPGPPKNRGGDENYMEFLEVLMEGLNRVLLVRGGGREVITIYS; this is translated from the exons GTGATGGAAACCCAAGGGAAAGCAGCCCGTTCATTAATAACGCAGATGATGAGAAGGGAACGCTGTATGATGGGAAAAACATGGCACTTTTTGAG GAGGAGATGGACAGCAATCCCATGGTGTCTTCGCTGCTCAACAAACTGGCCAACTACACGAACCTCACGCAGGGCGTCCGGGAACACGAGGAGGCCGACGAGGACGAAGGGGCCAAGAAGAAGACAGTCAAG AGTCCACAGATGGGGACGTTCATCGGGGTCTACCTGCCCTGTCTGCAGAACATCCTGGGAGTGATCCTCTTCCTGAGAATGACGTGGATCGTGGGAACGGCGGGAATCCTGGAGTCCTTTATCATTGTGTCCATGTGCTGCTCGTGT acaatgTTGACAGCCATATCAATGAGTGCCATTGCTACAAACGGTGTTGTTCCAG CTGGAGGCTCGTACTACATGATCTCTCGCTCTCTGGGCCCTGAGTTCGGAGGCGCTGTGGGTCTGTGTTTCTATCTGGGCACAACGTTCGCCGGCGCCATGTACATCCTCGGGACTATCGAGATCTTCTTG ACGTACATCGTGCCCAGTGCTGCCATCTTTAAGGCGGAGGAGAAGGAGCAGGAGGCGGATGCTCTGCTGAATAACATGCGTGTGTACGGGACGTGCTGTCTGACGCTCATGGCTCTCGTGGTGTTCGTCGGAGTGAAGTACGTCAATAAGCTCGCGCTGGTCTTCCTGGCCTGTGTGGTGCTCTCCATCCTGGCCATCTACGCCGGGGTCATCAAAACCATCTTTGAACCTCCAGTTTTTCC GGTCTGTTTGTTGGGCAACCGCACGCTGCAGAACCACGGCTTCGACAAGTGCATGAAGACAGAAATAATAGACAACGTGACCGTGACCACCAAGCTCTGGTCTCTGTTCTGTAAAGGTCCGGAGCTCAACGCCAGCTGCAATGAATACTTCAGCCTCAATAACGTCACCGAGATCCAGGGCATTCCCGGCCTCACCAGCGGAGTCATTTCAG AGAACATGTGGGGAAGCTACGGTCCTGCTGGGATGCTGGTGGAGAAAGCCGTGCCCTCGGTGCCAGCGAGCGACGCGTCTCAGGACAAGCTCATGCCGTATGTGGTCAATGACATCACTGCCTTCTTCACGCTGCTGGTGGGAATCTACTTCCCCTCCGTCACAG GTATCATGGCTGGATCGAACCGATCCGGGGATCTGAGAGACGCTCAGAGGTCTATTCCCATCGGCACCATCCTCGCCATcgccaccaccaccatcatct ATCTGTCCTGCGTGGTGATGTTCGGCGCCTGCATCGAGGGTGTGTTGCTCCGAGACAA GTTCGGAGACTCTGTTAAAGGTAATTTAGTCATTGGCACACTGTCCTGGCCCTCGCCCTGGGTGATCGTGATTGGCTCGTTCTTCTCCTGCTGTGGGGCGGGGCTTCAGAGTCTCACCGGCGCCCCCCGGCTGCTGCAGGCCATCGCACGGGACGGGATCGTGCCCTTCCTCGAG GTGTTTGGTCATGGGAAAGCTAACGGAGAGCCGACCTGGGCTCTTCTTCTGACGGCTGTGATCTGTGAGAGCGGGATCCTCATCGCTTCTCTGGACGCCGTGGCTCCGATCCTGTCCAT GTTCTTCCTCATGTGTTATCTGTTCGTGAATCTGGCCTGTGCTCTGCAGACGCTGCTGAGGACGCCCAACTGGAGACCGAGATTCAGATACTATCACTG GACTCTGTCGTTTCTGGGCATGAGTTTGTGTCTGGCTCTGATGTTCATCTCCTCCTGGTACTACGCTCTGGTGGCGATGCTCATCGCTGGATGCATCTACAAATACATCGAGTACCGCGG AGCGGAGAAAGAGTGGGGCGACGGGATCCGCGGTCTGTCGCTCAACGCGGCGCGATACGCTCTCATCCGATTGGAGGAGGCACCGCCACACACCAAAAACTGGAG gCCTCAGCTGCTGGTGCTGCTCAATCTGGACTCGGAGCTGTCTGTGAAACATCCTCGTCTCCTGTCCTTCACCACGCAGCTGAAAGCAGGTAAAGGTCTGACCATTGTGGGCTCGGTGCTGGAGGGAACCTTCCTCGGGAGAGAGAGCGACGCCAAGAGAGCAGAACAG AGCATCAAATCAGCCATGACTGCAGAGAAGACCAAGGGTTTCTGTCACGTGGTGGTGTCCTCAAACCTGCGCGACGGCTTCTCTCACCTCATCCAGTCAGCAGGACTCGGAGGAATGAAGCACAACTCTGTTCTGATGGCTTGGCCGGCCAACTGGAGACAGTCCAGCGACCCACAGTCCTGGAAGAACTTCATAG AAACGGTCCGAGAGACCACCGCCGCACATCAAGCCCTGCTGGTGGCCAAGAACGTGGACAGCTTCCCTCACCAGGAGCGTCTCGCGGAGGGAACCATCGACGTGTGGTGGATCGTTCACGACGGAGGCTTGTTGATGCTCCTGCCGTTCTTACTGCAGCAGCACAAG GTCTGGAGGAAGTGTAAGATGCGCATCTTCACCGTGGCTCAGCTGGACGACAACAGCATCCAGATGAAGAAAGACCTGCAGATGTTCCTCTATCATCTCCGGCTCAATGCTGAGGTGGAGGTTGTGGAGATG caCGACAGTGACATCTCAGCGTTCACCTACGAGAAGACTCTGGTGATGGAGCAGCGCTCTCAGATGCTGAAGCAGATGCAGCTGTCGAGGACGGAGCGCGAGCGAGAG ATTCAGAGCATCACAGATGAGTCTCGTAGCTCCATTCGGAGGAAGAACCAGAGCGGCGCTCACGGCTCGGCCGTCAATAACCAGAACGCCTGTCTAGATGACGATAAACAAGACGAG GCTCAGCTGATCCACGACAGAAACACGGCGTCCCACGCGGCTCTAAACGACAAGCCCGACGTGTCTCCGGAGCGAGTCCACATGACCTGGACCAAAGACAAGTTCTGCACCGAACGAAACCGCAACCGAGAGCCCAGCGCAAACATGGCGGTGCGAGACCTGTTCAGCATGAAACC GAATCAGTCTAATGTGCGCTGCATGCACACGGCCATCAAACTCAATGAAGTGGTGGCCAATAAATCTCAGGGAGCTCATCTGGTGCTCCTCAACATGCCTGGACCACCCAAGAACAGAGGGGGCGACGAAAACT ACATGGAGTTTCTGGAGGTTTTGATGGAGGGTCTCAACCGGGTCCTCTTGGTGCGCGGCGGCGGGCGTGAAGTCATCACCATATACTCATAA
- the slc12a7b gene encoding solute carrier family 12 member 7 isoform X4, which produces MPNMSERFMVVPVAHAEESAFGDEPDGDSVFDAGAGEERRGSVPILRYSREPNKYGDGNPRESSPFINNADDEKGTLYDGKNMALFEEEMDSNPMVSSLLNKLANYTNLTQGVREHEEADEDEGAKKKTVKSPQMGTFIGVYLPCLQNILGVILFLRMTWIVGTAGILESFIIVSMCCSCTMLTAISMSAIATNGVVPAGGSYYMISRSLGPEFGGAVGLCFYLGTTFAGAMYILGTIEIFLTYIVPSAAIFKAEEKEQEADALLNNMRVYGTCCLTLMALVVFVGVKYVNKLALVFLACVVLSILAIYAGVIKTIFEPPVFPVCLLGNRTLQNHGFDKCMKTEIIDNVTVTTKLWSLFCKGPELNASCNEYFSLNNVTEIQGIPGLTSGVISENMWGSYGPAGMLVEKAVPSVPASDASQDKLMPYVVNDITAFFTLLVGIYFPSVTGIMAGSNRSGDLRDAQRSIPIGTILAIATTTIIYLSCVVMFGACIEGVLLRDKFGDSVKGNLVIGTLSWPSPWVIVIGSFFSCCGAGLQSLTGAPRLLQAIARDGIVPFLEVFGHGKANGEPTWALLLTAVICESGILIASLDAVAPILSMFFLMCYLFVNLACALQTLLRTPNWRPRFRYYHWTLSFLGMSLCLALMFISSWYYALVAMLIAGCIYKYIEYRGAEKEWGDGIRGLSLNAARYALIRLEEAPPHTKNWRPQLLVLLNLDSELSVKHPRLLSFTTQLKAGKGLTIVGSVLEGTFLGRESDAKRAEQSIKSAMTAEKTKGFCHVVVSSNLRDGFSHLIQSAGLGGMKHNSVLMAWPANWRQSSDPQSWKNFIETVRETTAAHQALLVAKNVDSFPHQERLAEGTIDVWWIVHDGGLLMLLPFLLQQHKVWRKCKMRIFTVAQLDDNSIQMKKDLQMFLYHLRLNAEVEVVEMHDSDISAFTYEKTLVMEQRSQMLKQMQLSRTEREREAQLIHDRNTASHAALNDKPDVSPERVHMTWTKDKFCTERNRNREPSANMAVRDLFSMKPEWESLNQSNVRCMHTAIKLNEVVANKSQGAHLVLLNMPGPPKNRGGDENYMEFLEVLMEGLNRVLLVRGGGREVITIYS; this is translated from the exons GTGATGGAAACCCAAGGGAAAGCAGCCCGTTCATTAATAACGCAGATGATGAGAAGGGAACGCTGTATGATGGGAAAAACATGGCACTTTTTGAG GAGGAGATGGACAGCAATCCCATGGTGTCTTCGCTGCTCAACAAACTGGCCAACTACACGAACCTCACGCAGGGCGTCCGGGAACACGAGGAGGCCGACGAGGACGAAGGGGCCAAGAAGAAGACAGTCAAG AGTCCACAGATGGGGACGTTCATCGGGGTCTACCTGCCCTGTCTGCAGAACATCCTGGGAGTGATCCTCTTCCTGAGAATGACGTGGATCGTGGGAACGGCGGGAATCCTGGAGTCCTTTATCATTGTGTCCATGTGCTGCTCGTGT acaatgTTGACAGCCATATCAATGAGTGCCATTGCTACAAACGGTGTTGTTCCAG CTGGAGGCTCGTACTACATGATCTCTCGCTCTCTGGGCCCTGAGTTCGGAGGCGCTGTGGGTCTGTGTTTCTATCTGGGCACAACGTTCGCCGGCGCCATGTACATCCTCGGGACTATCGAGATCTTCTTG ACGTACATCGTGCCCAGTGCTGCCATCTTTAAGGCGGAGGAGAAGGAGCAGGAGGCGGATGCTCTGCTGAATAACATGCGTGTGTACGGGACGTGCTGTCTGACGCTCATGGCTCTCGTGGTGTTCGTCGGAGTGAAGTACGTCAATAAGCTCGCGCTGGTCTTCCTGGCCTGTGTGGTGCTCTCCATCCTGGCCATCTACGCCGGGGTCATCAAAACCATCTTTGAACCTCCAGTTTTTCC GGTCTGTTTGTTGGGCAACCGCACGCTGCAGAACCACGGCTTCGACAAGTGCATGAAGACAGAAATAATAGACAACGTGACCGTGACCACCAAGCTCTGGTCTCTGTTCTGTAAAGGTCCGGAGCTCAACGCCAGCTGCAATGAATACTTCAGCCTCAATAACGTCACCGAGATCCAGGGCATTCCCGGCCTCACCAGCGGAGTCATTTCAG AGAACATGTGGGGAAGCTACGGTCCTGCTGGGATGCTGGTGGAGAAAGCCGTGCCCTCGGTGCCAGCGAGCGACGCGTCTCAGGACAAGCTCATGCCGTATGTGGTCAATGACATCACTGCCTTCTTCACGCTGCTGGTGGGAATCTACTTCCCCTCCGTCACAG GTATCATGGCTGGATCGAACCGATCCGGGGATCTGAGAGACGCTCAGAGGTCTATTCCCATCGGCACCATCCTCGCCATcgccaccaccaccatcatct ATCTGTCCTGCGTGGTGATGTTCGGCGCCTGCATCGAGGGTGTGTTGCTCCGAGACAA GTTCGGAGACTCTGTTAAAGGTAATTTAGTCATTGGCACACTGTCCTGGCCCTCGCCCTGGGTGATCGTGATTGGCTCGTTCTTCTCCTGCTGTGGGGCGGGGCTTCAGAGTCTCACCGGCGCCCCCCGGCTGCTGCAGGCCATCGCACGGGACGGGATCGTGCCCTTCCTCGAG GTGTTTGGTCATGGGAAAGCTAACGGAGAGCCGACCTGGGCTCTTCTTCTGACGGCTGTGATCTGTGAGAGCGGGATCCTCATCGCTTCTCTGGACGCCGTGGCTCCGATCCTGTCCAT GTTCTTCCTCATGTGTTATCTGTTCGTGAATCTGGCCTGTGCTCTGCAGACGCTGCTGAGGACGCCCAACTGGAGACCGAGATTCAGATACTATCACTG GACTCTGTCGTTTCTGGGCATGAGTTTGTGTCTGGCTCTGATGTTCATCTCCTCCTGGTACTACGCTCTGGTGGCGATGCTCATCGCTGGATGCATCTACAAATACATCGAGTACCGCGG AGCGGAGAAAGAGTGGGGCGACGGGATCCGCGGTCTGTCGCTCAACGCGGCGCGATACGCTCTCATCCGATTGGAGGAGGCACCGCCACACACCAAAAACTGGAG gCCTCAGCTGCTGGTGCTGCTCAATCTGGACTCGGAGCTGTCTGTGAAACATCCTCGTCTCCTGTCCTTCACCACGCAGCTGAAAGCAGGTAAAGGTCTGACCATTGTGGGCTCGGTGCTGGAGGGAACCTTCCTCGGGAGAGAGAGCGACGCCAAGAGAGCAGAACAG AGCATCAAATCAGCCATGACTGCAGAGAAGACCAAGGGTTTCTGTCACGTGGTGGTGTCCTCAAACCTGCGCGACGGCTTCTCTCACCTCATCCAGTCAGCAGGACTCGGAGGAATGAAGCACAACTCTGTTCTGATGGCTTGGCCGGCCAACTGGAGACAGTCCAGCGACCCACAGTCCTGGAAGAACTTCATAG AAACGGTCCGAGAGACCACCGCCGCACATCAAGCCCTGCTGGTGGCCAAGAACGTGGACAGCTTCCCTCACCAGGAGCGTCTCGCGGAGGGAACCATCGACGTGTGGTGGATCGTTCACGACGGAGGCTTGTTGATGCTCCTGCCGTTCTTACTGCAGCAGCACAAG GTCTGGAGGAAGTGTAAGATGCGCATCTTCACCGTGGCTCAGCTGGACGACAACAGCATCCAGATGAAGAAAGACCTGCAGATGTTCCTCTATCATCTCCGGCTCAATGCTGAGGTGGAGGTTGTGGAGATG caCGACAGTGACATCTCAGCGTTCACCTACGAGAAGACTCTGGTGATGGAGCAGCGCTCTCAGATGCTGAAGCAGATGCAGCTGTCGAGGACGGAGCGCGAGCGAGAG GCTCAGCTGATCCACGACAGAAACACGGCGTCCCACGCGGCTCTAAACGACAAGCCCGACGTGTCTCCGGAGCGAGTCCACATGACCTGGACCAAAGACAAGTTCTGCACCGAACGAAACCGCAACCGAGAGCCCAGCGCAAACATGGCGGTGCGAGACCTGTTCAGCATGAAACC CGAATGGGAGAGTCT GAATCAGTCTAATGTGCGCTGCATGCACACGGCCATCAAACTCAATGAAGTGGTGGCCAATAAATCTCAGGGAGCTCATCTGGTGCTCCTCAACATGCCTGGACCACCCAAGAACAGAGGGGGCGACGAAAACT ACATGGAGTTTCTGGAGGTTTTGATGGAGGGTCTCAACCGGGTCCTCTTGGTGCGCGGCGGCGGGCGTGAAGTCATCACCATATACTCATAA